In Edaphobacter paludis, a single window of DNA contains:
- a CDS encoding L-threonylcarbamoyladenylate synthase, producing the protein MTAQILRIHPDEPEPELISQVVSNLYRGSVVALPTDTFYGLAVDPVNLKAVDRIYELKTRARHKPLSLLIAQVAQAYEIARQLDSAFDRLAEKFWPGPLTIIVKAGSRLPLRVTANTGNVALRVPEAAIPRAIVAALGLPITATSANLQSFPECTYANCVREQLGDKIPLIVDGGPTARSIPTTIVDLSGGGNSWMILREGAIPTHEIALTLQR; encoded by the coding sequence TTGACGGCCCAGATACTCCGCATCCATCCCGACGAGCCTGAACCGGAGCTGATCAGCCAGGTGGTCAGCAACCTGTACCGTGGTAGTGTCGTCGCCCTGCCGACCGACACCTTCTACGGACTCGCCGTGGATCCCGTCAACCTGAAGGCGGTCGACCGTATCTACGAGCTGAAGACCCGCGCTCGGCACAAACCTTTATCGCTTCTCATCGCCCAGGTCGCGCAAGCGTATGAGATTGCCCGACAGCTCGACTCCGCCTTCGATCGTCTCGCGGAAAAATTCTGGCCCGGCCCGCTTACCATCATTGTCAAGGCGGGCTCCAGGCTTCCGCTCCGGGTTACCGCCAACACGGGCAACGTAGCTCTACGAGTACCCGAGGCGGCGATCCCTCGCGCTATCGTCGCGGCGCTCGGCCTGCCCATTACCGCCACCTCCGCCAATCTCCAGAGCTTCCCCGAATGCACCTACGCGAATTGTGTGCGCGAACAGTTGGGCGACAAGATACCGCTGATCGTCGATGGCGGCCCCACCGCCCGTTCGATTCCGACCACCATCGTTGATCTCTCAGGAGGGGGAAACTCGTGGATGATCCTCCGCGAAGGCGCCATTCCCACTCATGAAATAGCGTTGACGTTGCAACGGTGA